A part of Methanomassiliicoccales archaeon genomic DNA contains:
- a CDS encoding DUF1638 domain-containing protein, with product MTRIAIVACETFKKALEILTEGDRDFVHKEYLEFGLHEWPEDLKRTVIEKVNSLEGKVDAVLLGYGTCNSLRDITSKLKVPTLTFEADDCIGVLLTPAEYDKERKKCAGTMYHTPYFAEMGVEWFEKRMKKEMPNYEELGITTKWFLDQIFAGYSRVLYIDDGLGDRPRCEKLSKDFAREMNLRFESRCGTLELLEAAIARVKEMASKTKKNEQVFG from the coding sequence ATGACCAGGATCGCCATCGTTGCCTGTGAGACCTTCAAAAAGGCCCTTGAGATATTGACAGAAGGGGATCGCGACTTTGTCCATAAAGAATATCTGGAGTTTGGGCTTCATGAATGGCCAGAAGACCTGAAGCGCACCGTGATCGAGAAGGTGAATTCTCTCGAGGGAAAGGTGGATGCTGTATTGCTAGGTTATGGAACATGCAACTCTCTCAGGGACATCACCTCAAAATTGAAGGTCCCGACCTTGACCTTCGAGGCTGATGATTGCATCGGCGTCCTTCTTACCCCAGCTGAATACGATAAAGAGAGGAAAAAATGTGCCGGGACGATGTACCACACACCTTATTTCGCAGAGATGGGCGTAGAGTGGTTTGAGAAAAGAATGAAAAAAGAGATGCCCAACTATGAGGAGCTTGGGATCACTACCAAGTGGTTCTTGGACCAGATCTTTGCTGGATATTCAAGGGTGTTGTACATCGACGACGGGCTTGGGGACAGGCCAAGATGCGAAAAGCTCTCCAAAGATTTCGCAAGAGAGATGAACCTTCGTTTTGAGTCCCGATGTGGGACATTGGAGCTTTTAGAGGCCGCAATAGCCCGCGTCAAAGAGATGGCTTCGAAGACCAAAAAGAATGAGCAGGTATTCGGATAA
- a CDS encoding winged helix-turn-helix transcriptional regulator, protein MSVILMYFYDIIFYYITMVSNEEIRAQLESLRREIRELKRPSFVIKQEDLWEVMGEQIRSILHEKVEKYLEGLSPREGTRRSAPFGKMLDDLIDENISIFEKEGPEKALEQLEELEGGFLLRLGASSSDLIFSRSVFDQMRSYYHISRAFSHYIPGPERVWQASDNISCKRPEEVEKALAPLANALRVNIMSTLLKEEGGLTDLARRMGKKKGHLQFHIRSLVAAGYIEMDSKSRLYHVTPRGKEIFSRVMEAITRA, encoded by the coding sequence ATGAGCGTAATATTAATGTATTTCTATGACATAATTTTCTATTACATTACCATGGTCAGTAACGAGGAGATAAGAGCTCAGCTCGAGTCGTTGAGAAGGGAGATCAGGGAACTCAAAAGACCGTCGTTCGTGATAAAGCAGGAAGATCTTTGGGAGGTCATGGGAGAGCAGATACGCTCGATATTGCATGAAAAGGTGGAAAAATATCTTGAGGGTCTCAGCCCCAGAGAAGGGACCAGGCGCTCAGCTCCGTTCGGAAAAATGCTTGATGATCTCATCGACGAAAACATAAGTATCTTCGAGAAAGAAGGACCAGAGAAGGCGTTGGAACAATTGGAGGAGCTTGAGGGGGGGTTCTTGCTGCGCCTAGGTGCCAGCTCAAGTGATTTGATCTTTTCAAGGAGTGTGTTCGACCAGATGCGCTCCTACTATCATATCTCAAGGGCCTTTTCCCATTACATCCCTGGACCGGAAAGGGTATGGCAGGCATCAGATAACATTTCTTGTAAAAGGCCTGAAGAGGTCGAAAAGGCCTTGGCCCCTTTGGCGAATGCTTTGAGGGTGAATATTATGTCAACTTTATTAAAGGAAGAGGGGGGGCTCACAGATCTGGCAAGGAGGATGGGAAAAAAGAAGGGGCATCTTCAATTCCACATCAGGTCTTTGGTCGCCGCAGGATATATTGAGATGGATAGCAAATCCAGGTTATATCATGTGACGCCCCGGGGAAAAGAAATATTCAGCCGAGTAATGGAAGCGATCACAAGAGCATAG
- a CDS encoding B12-binding domain-containing radical SAM protein, translated as MNILQRTEGYPIVLTADRTLVSEYGGSIFLGFSSVVPESVFPAPLYFSIFCPPVRARPDGSLPVSPCGTRKIQATLLESGFSNEDVIVAHPEQLDKVIGPRTKILGITENDPLGIGPATSTFTGIFGGEAYMKIKFRELLNDPAVKRYRPHIVVGGPGAWQLTQESIRRELGIDTVFVGEAELVVADLFKRILAGQKVPGMVMGEVTPIERIQKIKEPAIDGIIEIARGCGRGCEFCIPTMARYRCRTLEDILEDVRTTIRFGRQPLLHSEDVLRYGAKGVAVNQEKLVSLFRSVKDIEGVKRISISHFALASAASAPEAVGEISDIMELSEENWLGGQTGIESGSADIMRAHMNGKCRPFSPERWQDIVVEGFDVCRKNHWVPCGTLIMGLPGESEKDVRATIELVHKLKEHRSLIVPLFFVATAEFVNGERSFGPNDMTKAHTELFLDCWEHNLKWAGALIDQWGGRSMRNPVGRAVAKVVLRFGMIEAKQIIRMCREEYDHDIQRMMADAADNKIHLFPLTIKALANMKME; from the coding sequence ATGAACATACTTCAGAGGACAGAAGGTTATCCGATCGTGCTCACAGCAGACAGGACCCTGGTTAGCGAGTATGGGGGAAGCATTTTCCTCGGTTTCAGCTCTGTAGTGCCAGAATCGGTATTCCCAGCGCCTTTGTACTTCAGCATCTTCTGCCCTCCGGTCCGTGCGAGACCTGATGGTTCCCTTCCGGTCTCACCCTGCGGGACCAGAAAGATTCAGGCGACCTTGTTGGAATCTGGGTTTAGCAATGAGGACGTCATAGTTGCCCATCCCGAGCAACTGGACAAGGTGATAGGTCCTAGAACAAAGATACTTGGGATAACTGAGAACGACCCTTTGGGGATAGGGCCGGCCACATCGACCTTCACAGGCATCTTTGGGGGAGAGGCCTACATGAAGATCAAGTTCCGAGAGCTTTTAAATGACCCGGCGGTGAAGAGATATAGACCGCACATCGTCGTCGGGGGACCGGGCGCCTGGCAGCTCACACAGGAGAGCATAAGGAGGGAGCTTGGCATAGATACCGTGTTCGTCGGGGAAGCGGAACTGGTCGTCGCAGATCTCTTCAAAAGGATACTGGCAGGCCAAAAGGTTCCTGGGATGGTGATGGGAGAGGTCACGCCCATCGAACGTATTCAAAAGATCAAGGAACCGGCAATAGATGGCATCATAGAGATCGCCAGGGGGTGCGGGAGGGGATGTGAATTCTGCATTCCGACGATGGCAAGGTACAGGTGTAGGACTTTAGAGGACATTCTAGAGGATGTTAGAACGACCATTAGATTCGGAAGACAGCCTTTGTTGCATTCAGAGGATGTCCTCAGGTATGGGGCCAAGGGAGTAGCGGTCAACCAGGAGAAGCTGGTCTCTTTGTTCAGATCGGTAAAGGATATTGAAGGTGTTAAAAGGATCTCGATCAGTCATTTTGCCTTGGCGAGCGCCGCGTCTGCCCCAGAGGCCGTCGGTGAGATCTCTGACATAATGGAACTTTCAGAAGAGAACTGGTTGGGAGGCCAGACCGGGATCGAGTCTGGGTCTGCAGACATCATGAGGGCCCACATGAATGGAAAATGTAGGCCGTTCTCACCTGAGAGGTGGCAGGATATCGTGGTGGAAGGATTTGATGTCTGCAGGAAGAACCACTGGGTCCCTTGCGGCACATTGATCATGGGATTACCTGGAGAGAGTGAGAAGGATGTACGTGCAACTATAGAGCTTGTTCACAAGTTGAAAGAACATCGTTCCTTGATCGTCCCGCTGTTCTTTGTTGCCACGGCCGAATTTGTGAATGGTGAGAGGTCATTTGGTCCAAATGATATGACCAAGGCGCACACCGAGCTGTTCCTAGATTGTTGGGAGCACAACCTGAAATGGGCGGGCGCGCTGATCGACCAATGGGGCGGGAGGAGCATGAGGAATCCTGTCGGTAGGGCTGTGGCAAAGGTAGTCCTTCGCTTCGGGATGATCGAGGCAAAGCAGATAATACGGATGTGCCGAGAAGAATACGATCACGACATCCAGAGGATGATGGCGGATGCTGCCGATAATAAGATACACTTGTTCCCACTCACGATCAAGGCTTTGGCCAATATGAAAATGGAGTGA